A genomic window from Labrus bergylta chromosome 7, fLabBer1.1, whole genome shotgun sequence includes:
- the tmem231 gene encoding transmembrane protein 231 produces the protein MAFYEVYSHPALVRYKTSVCTKATLFVIVVLCLTYIPPLLVAYRSQGFWIKRSTYEEQPVVRFQYQTLLVAATSTQGDYVAWSTFPHLNNMLGDNLRIPAVSVREEDQNQDGKLDRLTFRLELPLQPEEQVYSVQLLLTFSYQLFRMSTVVMQSLAYVQHSSSVPGAKLFISGDLRLQQKTPLPHRGLYNIYNMSVIDGSSPFASAYDLDNIIGSYQERNLTTVLSCPMPVWTVGRAAGSPFQLNADIRYPIEVINYRPGFWETIKFAWIQYVSVLLIFLWVFERVQRFIFQNQVLTTVPIPVGKPHLS, from the exons ATGGCTTTCTATGAGGTTTATTCCCACCCAGCTTTGGTTCGGTACAAAACGAGTGTTTGCACGAAAGCCACTCTGTTTGTGATTGTGGTTTTGTGTCTAACCTACATCCCTCCTCTGCTGGTTGCTTACAGAAGCCAAG GTTTCTGGATAAAAAGAAGCACTTATGAGGAACAACCAGTTGTCAGGTTCCAGTACCAGACTCTGCTGGTGGCAGCAACCAGCACTCAGGGAGACTACGTCGCTTGGAGCACCTTCCCCCATCTTAACAACATGCTCGGAGATAACCTCCGGATCCCTGCTGTCTCT GTAAGAGAGGAGGACCAGAACCAGGATGGAAAACTAGATCGCCTGACTTTTCGACTAGAGCTCCCTCTACAACCAGAGGAACAAGTTTACAGTGTCCAACTGCTGCTCACCTTCAGCTACCAGCTATTT AGGATGTCTACAGTTGTGATGCAGAGCCTGGCCTATGTGCAGCACTCTTCTTCTGTCCCAGGAGCTAAGCTGTTCATCAGCGGAGACCTGAGGCTGCAGCAGAAGACACCTCTACCTCACAGAGGACTGTACAACATTTACAAT ATGTCGGTGATCGATGGCTCCAGCCCCTTTGCAAGTGCTTATGACCTTGATAACATCATAGGGAGCTACCAGGAAAGAAACC TGACCACGGTACTGTCCTGTCCCATGCCCGTGTGGACAGTGGGACGAGCTGCTGGGTCACCCTTTCAGCTTAATGCTGACATCCGTTATCCTATTGAGGTCATTAA CTATCGCCCTGGTTTCTGGGAAACCATCAAATTTGCCTGGATTCAATATGTCAGTGTCCTCCTCATCTTTCTCTGGGTCTTCGAGCGCGTTCAGAGATTCATTTTCCAGAACCAGGTTCTCACCACTGTACCCATACCAGTTGGAAAACCTCATTTGTCATGA